The DNA sequence TCGCGAACGACGCGATGCGGCCGACCGACCGGTCGAGCTTCTGCGAGTAGCCGAACTCGGCGAGGCGGGCGTCCTCGTCCTCGTCCGATCGACGCGGCGGCGGTGTCAGCGATGTGACCGGCGGGTCCTGCGGTGTTCGGGAATCGACCATGGGGCTCTCCTAGCGTCCTTGCTGAGGTCGTGGGTGACCGTTCGCTGTTGCCCAGTGAAGCGAGCGCGCCCCGGACGGCGGAAGGTCGAGACTCTTATGTCCCGACAACCTCCGTCGATCAGTCCGACCTCTCACCCGCCGGCGCGTTCCCGAGCATGTGCTCGACGAGGCGGCGTCCCGGTGTCGTGAAGCGGTCGGGTCGCCACGCCACCGCCGTGTAGCTGATCGGGCGATCCACGATCGGCACGAATCGGAGCCCCGGTCGGTCGTACAACCGCACCATCGACGACGTCGTGAAGCTGATGCCCACCCCTCGGGCGACGAGCGTGACCTCGGCCTCGTAGGTCGCGGCCTCGGCGGCGATCTGCGGCGGCCTCCCTCCCCTGGCGTCGGCGGCGAACCAGAAGTCCCGCCACTGGCCGGCCGACTTGGGGGCGACGATGATCGGCTCGTCGAGCAGCTCGTCGATGCGGAGCTCGTCCCGGTCGGCGAGCCGGTGCGTGCGCGGCAGGCACGCGACCCAGGTCTCCTCCGCCACCACCGCCATCGCGATGTCGGGCACGTCGACCGGAGGGCGCAGCAGCGCGATGTCGGTCTGCCCGCCGGCGAGGCCCGCCGTGGGGTCGGAGAAGTCGAACTCGATCGTCTCGATCGTCACGCCGGGCAGCGCCTCCTCGACGCCGTCGAGCAGCTCGAACAGCAGGTCGGCCCCCGTGCCGATCAGGTAGCCGAGGCGCACGTGGGCGTGGTCGATGAGCGTGACGACCGCCTCGAGCGCCGCGTCGACCTCCGCGAGAGCCTTCTCGACGTGCGGCAGCCATTCCCGGCCCGTCGCCGTGAGAGTGACCGAGCGCGTGTCCCGGTCGAACAGCCGGTCGCCGATGATCCGCTCGAGGCTCTGGATCGCGGCCGACAGGGCCGGCTGGCTGATGAACAGCCGCTCCGACGCGCGCCGGTAGTTGAGCTCCTCGCCCAGCACCGCGAAATAGCGCAGGGCACGCAGGTTCACGTCGGGCAGCGAT is a window from the Microbacterium sp. LWO14-1.2 genome containing:
- a CDS encoding LysR family transcriptional regulator, with the protein product MRSLPDVNLRALRYFAVLGEELNYRRASERLFISQPALSAAIQSLERIIGDRLFDRDTRSVTLTATGREWLPHVEKALAEVDAALEAVVTLIDHAHVRLGYLIGTGADLLFELLDGVEEALPGVTIETIEFDFSDPTAGLAGGQTDIALLRPPVDVPDIAMAVVAEETWVACLPRTHRLADRDELRIDELLDEPIIVAPKSAGQWRDFWFAADARGGRPPQIAAEAATYEAEVTLVARGVGISFTTSSMVRLYDRPGLRFVPIVDRPISYTAVAWRPDRFTTPGRRLVEHMLGNAPAGERSD